Below is a genomic region from Dyella terrae.
TCCGACGCGCCCACGAACATCAGCCAGTAGAGCAGGGCGGCGCCGATGATGTAGAGCGCCCATTGCCCCGCGCGCGAGACGTACGCACGGCGCGGCATCAGCCACAGGAAAAGCACCAGCGGCCAGGCGACGAAGACGAACGTCACCAGGTCATAAACGAAACCGACGCCAAAGGCATAACCCCAGTAGAGCAGGCTGTGCGGCACGCCGCTTCCGGACATGTAAAGCAGGATCAGGCGCGTGAGTGCACCCAATACGACGTAGGCAATGCCCAGCCACCAGAGTGGGCGGAATCGCTGGCGCAGCGGGCTGGCGTGAATGTCAGTCGAGCTCAAGGGGCGACTCCGAACACAAGTGGTTGAATTAACCTAATTTTACAAGGGCGTTACAGCAAGACGAGCTTTATACCCGGTTTTGTCTTAGGAGCGCATTTGTTGTTCGGGAGGTGGGACTGGAGGAGGAGGTGGCATCTCGTCGGCCGGTACTCGCTACCTTCCCCTTTGCCGTCATTCCGGCGCAGGCCGGAATCCAGTGGAGTACGGCGTGCGCAGCACACACTAAAGAGGGGGCTATATCTCTCGAAACCTCGTCAACCCCGCGCCACCCCATCAATCGCCTTCACCCTTTCCCTCTCCATCGCCTCACCGACGGCTGGCCCCTGCAACCCCCTGGCCACCAGCGGTCCCGCCTGGATCGCCGCCGCCGCATCCCGCGCCGCGCGCAGAAAGTCGGCCTGCGGATAGGCATCGTTCTCGTGCCCGAGGCGGCCCCGCTTGTCGGCCAGGCAGGCGGCAAGAAACACATCCAGCCTTTCAGGGCGACGCAAGGCATCGAGCGACATCAGCAGCTTCAGCACGGTCGACGACTTGAGCTCGAAGGCCCGGTGCGCATTCAGATGCTCGCGGCACACGCGCTCCGCCAGGATGGCATGCTCGGTCGGGACTTTCAGTCGCGATGACAAGGCTTGCAGTGGTTCAAGCCCGGCATGCTCGTGGCCGACATGGCGGGGTAGTTCGTCGGCGGGCGTCAGCGCTTTGCCAAGGTCGTGCGTCAGCGCGCAATAGCCCACGAGGTCGTTGCCCGGCGCGATGCGTGCGGCGGCATCGACCACCATCTCGACATGCACGCCGGTATCGATCTCGGGATGGAACTCAGCGCGCTGCGGCACGCCGTAAAGGGCATCCACTTCCGGAAACAGGGCCGCCAGCGCACCGCTCTCGCGCAACACGCGCAAAAAGGCCGACGGTTGCGCTTCGCCAAGGGCGCGGCGTGTTTCCTGCCAGACGCGTTCGGGCACCAGATGATCGACCTCCCCGTCGCGCACCATCTGCTGCATCAGCGCCATCGTTTCCGGCGCCACCGTGAAGCCCAGCGGTGCGAAGCGCGCGGCAAAACGAGCGACGCGCAGGAGGCGCACGGGATCCTCGACGAACGCATCGGACACATGGCGCAGCACGCGCGCCTCGATATCGGCGACCCCATGGAACGGATCGACCAGGCTGCCGTCTTCATCCTGGGCAATGGCATTGATGGTGAGGTCGCGGCGCGCGAGGTCTTCCTCCAGCGTCACTGACGGGTCGGCCTGGAACGCGAAGCCGTGATAGCCGCGCCCGGTCTTCCGTTCGGTACGTGCGAGCGCGTATTCCTCACCCGTCTTCGGATGAAGGAACACGGGGAAGTCCTTGCCGACGGGACGGAAGCCCTGCGCCAGCATGTCGTCGGGCATGGCGCCCACCACGACGTGATCGTGGTCGGTGACGGGACGCTGCAGGAGTTGGTCGCGGACGGCGCCGCCGACGAGGTAGATGCGCATGGGCCCGATTCTAAGGGCAGCGGACGCGCCGGCGGCAACCGACGCGCGTGGCTTACCCCATGTCGAGCACGATGCGTCCTTCGATCTGCCCCTTCTGCATGCGCTCGAACACGCTGTTGATGTCGTCCAGTCTTGCCGTGGAAACGGTGGCCTTCACCTGGCCGTTGCCGGCAAACGCGAGCGCTTCCTGCAAGTCCAGCCGGGTGCCGACAATCGAGCCGCGCACGGTGACGCCGCCCAGCACCATGTCAAAAATGGGCAGCGGAAAACTGCCGGGCGGAAGCCCCGTGAGTGACACCGTTCCACCGCGACGGACCATGCCCAGCGCCTGCTCGAACGCTTTGGGCGAAACCGCCGTCACCAGCACGCCGTGCCCTCCGCCTATCTCCTTGCGGATAAAGGCCGCCGGATCGGTCTTCATGGCATTGACCGCCACTTCAGCGCCCAGCTTTTTGGCGAGCTCGAGCTTGGCGTCGTCGACGTCGACAGCGGCTACGTGCAGTCCCATCGCGCGTGCGTACTGCACGGCCATGTGGCCGAGCCCGCCAATGCCGGAGATGACGACCCAGTGACCCGGCTTCGCCTCCGTGACCTTCAGGCCCTTGTAGACCGTGACGCCAGCACAGAGCACCGGCGCGATCTCGATGTAGTCGGATCTCGCCGGGAGGTGACCGACATACGCCGCATCGGCGAGCGCGTAATCGGCGAAGCCGCCATTCACCGAATACCCGGTGTTCTGCTGTGTTTCGCACAGCGTCTCCCACCCGCCGAGGCAGTACTCGCAGTGACCACACGTGGAATGCAGCCACGGCACGCCGACCCGGTCACCTTCCTTCACCACGGTGACGCCCTGGCCGACTGCCGCCACTTCGCCGACGCCTTCATGTCCGGGGATGAAAGGCGGGTTCGGCTTCACCGGCCAGTCGCCGTCGATGGCGTGCAGGTCGGTGTGACAGACGCCAGAAGCGCGAATGCGCACCAGAATCTGTCCCGGGCCCGGCGTAGGCACCGGCACTTCGCGAATGTCCAGGGGTTTGCCAAAGGCGGAACAGACGGCGGCTTTCATCGTGGCAGGCATGGCCAGGGCTCTCCGTGGACTGGGCAAGGAAGTCATCGTAGGGATGCTTCTGCATGGAAATTGCGAACAGTCCTAGTCCCGGACAAGGAAAAGCCCCGGGCATCGCTGCCCGGGGCTCGTCGTCCTTCGACTTCGGGTGCCGGTTACATCTTCACTTTCACGCCCAGGTTGAAGAAGCGTCCCACGATGCCGGAATACCCATACGTCGGGTTGTAGTTCAACGCGGCGTAGTTGAGCGGATCCAGCGGCGGCTTGCGATCAAACGCATTGAGGATCGAGCCGAAAATGGACACGTGGTCGTTGAAGTCGTAGCTGCCGGTGAGGTCGAAGGTGGTGATCGACGACATGCGGCAATCGGCCGGGAACGGCGCGCCGGTGTTGGTGTTGGTGGAGAAGCACCCATCGGTGATGTCAGGTGCGGTCAACGACAGGCCGCTGGTGTAGTACAGCGTGCCCGTCACCGTGAGCTTGTTCCACAGCAGGGTGTTGGCCCACGAACCACGCGTGCGCGGCGTACCTGCACCGGACGACACCACGTACGGACCGTGCGTGCCGACGAAGCGCTGCACCGTGCCGTCCTCCGTGGTGAGATTCCATTCGAAGATCTGCGTAGCCGTGATCTCGCTGATCCATTCCACGCTGTTGAACTTGAAGTCACCGCGCAGATCGGCGTCCAGGCCTTGCGTGGCCAGCTGGTTCTGGTTGACGTACGGCGCAGACACCACCACCGGACGCGCCAGCGCGTTCGGGAACTGCGGGTCGGGATTGTCGGCAATGATGTAGGAGCCGTTCGGCAGCGGCTCGCCTGCGTAATAGGCGGCCAGCACCGAGCTTGGATCCTGTTGGGAGATCACGCCGGTCTTCTTGATGTTGTAGTAATCCAGCGACAGGCTCACCTGTTGCCACGGCTGCAGCACGATGCCGAAGGTGTAGCTCTTGGACTTTTCAGGCCGCACGTTCGGGTTGGCCGACGTCAGGAACGCCAGCGGGTAGGGCTGCACATAACCATTGTTGCCATGGGCCGCCTGGAAATCCGCCGGCGGCGTGTACGTGGTGAAACCTTCTGCCGCGCTCGAACCGTTCTCCGCGAAGCTTGGCGCGCGGAAGCCCTTGGAGAAGGTGCCTCGCAGGGCGAGCATGTCGATCGGTTTCCACTTGAAGCCAACTTTCGGCGACACGTTGTTGCCGAAGTCGGAGTAGTGGTCGAAGCGAGCCGACAGATCCATTTCCAGCGACTGCAGCAGCGGCATCAGCAACTCGGCATACGCACCTTCGACGTTGCGACGGCCGATGGTGTGTGCGATGCCCAGGCCTTGCGCGGCCAGGTCCGGATTCAGGTCCGGGTCGTGCTGCTTCTCATAGCGCCAGTC
It encodes:
- a CDS encoding multifunctional CCA addition/repair protein, with the protein product MRIYLVGGAVRDQLLQRPVTDHDHVVVGAMPDDMLAQGFRPVGKDFPVFLHPKTGEEYALARTERKTGRGYHGFAFQADPSVTLEEDLARRDLTINAIAQDEDGSLVDPFHGVADIEARVLRHVSDAFVEDPVRLLRVARFAARFAPLGFTVAPETMALMQQMVRDGEVDHLVPERVWQETRRALGEAQPSAFLRVLRESGALAALFPEVDALYGVPQRAEFHPEIDTGVHVEMVVDAAARIAPGNDLVGYCALTHDLGKALTPADELPRHVGHEHAGLEPLQALSSRLKVPTEHAILAERVCREHLNAHRAFELKSSTVLKLLMSLDALRRPERLDVFLAACLADKRGRLGHENDAYPQADFLRAARDAAAAIQAGPLVARGLQGPAVGEAMERERVKAIDGVARG
- the adhP gene encoding alcohol dehydrogenase AdhP gives rise to the protein MPATMKAAVCSAFGKPLDIREVPVPTPGPGQILVRIRASGVCHTDLHAIDGDWPVKPNPPFIPGHEGVGEVAAVGQGVTVVKEGDRVGVPWLHSTCGHCEYCLGGWETLCETQQNTGYSVNGGFADYALADAAYVGHLPARSDYIEIAPVLCAGVTVYKGLKVTEAKPGHWVVISGIGGLGHMAVQYARAMGLHVAAVDVDDAKLELAKKLGAEVAVNAMKTDPAAFIRKEIGGGHGVLVTAVSPKAFEQALGMVRRGGTVSLTGLPPGSFPLPIFDMVLGGVTVRGSIVGTRLDLQEALAFAGNGQVKATVSTARLDDINSVFERMQKGQIEGRIVLDMG